In Diachasmimorpha longicaudata isolate KC_UGA_2023 chromosome 7, iyDiaLong2, whole genome shotgun sequence, the following proteins share a genomic window:
- the LOC135164516 gene encoding centrosomal protein 20, which translates to MATEKDLVNAVRDSLEAGGELGRIKAGMRSEVMKLLDGSSTSNRVKTPESPRDVVILNELIREYFDWIGYKYTLNVFISECEFGKQPLDRTFLAQDLGVKESETTKKLPLLFSLVETFRSLNTSQE; encoded by the exons ATGGCTACGGAAAAAGACTTGGTGAACG CGGTGAGGGACTCCTTGGAGGCGGGGGGTGAACTTGGGCGAATTAAAGCGGGGATGCGCAGTGAagtaatgaaattattggatGGGTCTTCAACATCAAATCGAGTGAAGACGCCCGAGTCCCCGCGGGATGTAGTTATTTTAAATGAGTTGATACGAGAGTATTTCGATTGGATTGGATACAAATACACGTTAAATGTTTTCATATCag AATGTGAATTTGGAAAGCAACCGCTCGATCGCACATTTCTGGCCCAGGACTTGGGAGTAAAAGAGAGTGAGACTACGAAAAAACTACCTTTGCTCTTTAGCCTCGTGGAAACGTTCAGAAGTCTCAACACTTCTCAAGAATAA
- the Nonc gene encoding serine/threonine-protein kinase SMG1 codes for MNSCANCNTGTKLRGSKSSELREESSSSTDKTEEADKTDKKVKNEITETESSINDFGVPKGTLVICQKNSAGISEHSFSRIKQRNSCGSNRNEVRMARGTNSSERGRGRGGRAFKKGQDRDGSTESYHPTTRQKFQESLKNQDNCSNKYYDDKRLNEESRITKLLRRMCREDDYDHFLPLAKQVQEAIVTPENYRIIKRNLEVICETLYNIVHRELGSEVKEQISKCLTLVGYTICPDFKRFLDWMFGKYVAERKDDIKYLLMESLGDVLKMDIETQKLKDYSMAIMSRLQSTLENVDRPDLLMATVDAILIVTDLYPETFSDHFRDAVDILVGWHIDFTQPKSVVTYASRSLQRLHNFWIADLQFTLMLLSQFLEDMESYDEELTIPNSGRSSPGEEPAPGPRECILRITSLISVFNTVTKSVSDSLNPTVTPTVQWSFLTECLSKMLQTVVKAIELDEETLEKLEAKDHENVTVDNSQDPNDNPDAIKHLTDSIKGVTLSQKNIDTLVKKVNEDGINDQKHFFRIIKSMNSSKRRHDKKNSKVSGDRDHEIEEEKMRTLLKLLKSIELKNKERGKVPLDLSQEKEDLIVAANECICHFLGLLQSRVTKNHELLYKFLDIQLEKIDIFLDDTIVSILNLIAKIIKEVSANLPLELVHKLLGGESVLLKLRFRHSTSIQNASLVVYHSFLGLKNIPLLQEAYRYILGDLEISYKLILPHFEGLVSNNPLTDVQYNSKDAEIIVLFLLRALSELANASNSIIGMWALKPSILELLAVKMTPQDANLTKDSPLLQNCILFLLYAHCSRYNHFVSSSSLITGPNRSIDIFPGAVEVPTASPTSGHLSTILNLICKCFELKNIPEQTILLLCNWVQEIFTQAETYLGILKDKDDFKMIVSSLLTRGATTSSKVAVAIGNNLEILMNDKKVNWPEAMYLKVIDLSILHLTSLDGPTRKKYGAVLINVPIDVVIPRMKRQNLLPETKKHRTIQNYSRESLTAAQKFHMRENFGGLIAVGDDFCPSPKMKDQHFKAYLAYLLQNYDFNDMGLLEIFTLDWSIASGTETLAKMYEFGQANSSFLFSWGGIEAANHCVLNKLRTPLGKPQETFTSIEGALKALAREISCKPDNMRKDRKSLDHSLHEHTRVRLFIEFLEHLERFIHNAAEGYALALVPYSKSIKTFFHTNKSTCKEWLIRIRLALCAVSLHAGLATNALRNGQRLLEDLVDVKVTNRAEFERVTLCTAQALVMLGETEALQGLYLYTKERERKFPWLKAAMEEAAGRYENAAESYRAILKDYSCFKVQDSEAESSEETNNDGDIHIAAFAMQRLTRCYFAVGDWTQLEAWKMRESEILKRDSNHNLKKQMLGNVVIQQAKCLNDFNSGKISKIEELSDWSLLDEKASINWSCSRMMQECSNTLFNVAMRLRSGDENKEFCAEKVELCKRVAMKTIEEGLRNMPSEYLTDSILAQYSAQGLADLLEGKSVNGFDLSNSQGVKNLGCNVMGQILWWSDYFSTSSTDSTNNIASLRLDLIKTARKEGNFKLAKREIVKYFSKEHLLDLELNTSGSPGDSLFSDLTASILDSQISVKWTQNNMRVFKEMAKLLYSMESVEEAVKVCSVTALGISRAIVGGDETADNLRETGTKLMLTLGKWIQHQEKNVTENPQLNELLRFEAFHNDGLINKLFGSTTDLIPHPDMVIGKLMQLGVNQCPELPEVWAEFAAWCYKWGKRIMDGSRSGKLTETDVHKILFLLPFDAPAADYDAIFAIVCQDNSNPEDGGNIETNDVKTSDMIENELRQIPTLAHATNEDLKLLVDIWKQPQKRIYAYYELSANAYFKYLELANGESNDCARITATLRLLRLFAKHGHELQHVLEAGLSTTPTEPWKEIIPQLFSRLSHPESYVRTRVSELLCRIAENSPHLITFPAVVGASSDHKNDFEDISTRYEKPADSPNDFDFGVEEVDLASQSGNTEDADANDEEQKTFMDACFAQLQECLSNSIQDSVKHVKILVKELRRITLLWDELCAVIFFRHSSEITKRFDQLHLEIQKVQESLWLTIEEKDKLTAEKHRIILEPIVFILENLLAITSVPAETPHEKQFQEKFGPAIEEVIRRLKKPKNPETLQLAADSLQQLAKKVAQRVNRRDAYSLSMADISPVLASMKDTKIAMPGVFAVDRNKILTIRYVDNNVQILPTKTKPKKLRFHGSDGNVYTYLFKGTEDLHLDERIMQFLNICNRMMSKNSDTSKTYRARHYSVIPLGPRSGLIQWVDGVTPLFLLYKRWQQRANEIAGTKGRTKTSAVMRPSELFYHKLTPLLQERGIPLENRKEWPLPVLKQVLSELMAETPKDLLANEIWCNSVNAGNWWQVTKRYTYSVAVMSIIGYIIGLGDRHLDNVLIDLHTGEIVHIDYNVCFEKGKILRVPEKVPFRMTPNIRTALGVTGVEGIFRSACEHTLRVMKRGREPLLTLLEAFVYDPLVGWRDGADNPIATYGACQARARCTGVERKQLEKELTKAMFAVRTVEMKREWLSNKEFMLKNLSALSKQLDEWLKTQEAIRQSQDLLQDRHQQMALIKEAQAIGRRHDLYSVVKRYNTVKRTKDAHEKAKACLQEKMEECEKQISMHAMALSAIRGPQLARWLAELETSTTASEDHMVFDLVKEFLQNAGQNQMIVQCEQCENELTQLATQEAVLLRSSLDLLSQYSTICSFYPMSTMGQHRWVMYHAWLSHMLAGATTDICQDVLAQFEKTFDPLSTNEAKVQRIIGCSFQIQGIMNEMNEKFKKYYERIVTNEGLPDAQTRIEKTYADSKLQINNFLRGENGAEKALESVNITALCALNKRYLIMEGAAKCAGECLADLTSREGDWFLDEMRLMSSLIVELVSLLPLSSLEDFSMSRSLECLKSADEIYKGLQELNYNFQMIILPEALKTIITEEPSVMLMVNEVDDIVLSSGISPAEILTQLELHLRFTLMDMESPHVLIQTLVANIRLRFEALLSRQPEQREVDQDTESLTPGQMLLMGFNGLFEKLQIEANALISTLGSLDVPTCWKKIDQIREAKEIAAPIFHEGARRVLDDIFLIKRLQTIREFFTMCREIGNAFKGNDGSMNIYDDERLNKPVKSFTADYVSRQLLGVTSQTLAILLCFLLERAGLNVTEEIEQRDIGAESKVSLQELCRKNIDICLKSGIFTSSILGQASAFCNTFKSVWRHKQSAKVAQQSVEVTRASLQRLQIEFTAHQWLHEDCFLTRPNITTLNPLNRSNFMLELQKTATTLTSLQSRLCEAREQQQNLVACVDQRLKWAAGANPALAEVMAAFGNAVLSSNDRLSHQRSLAISVANTCNSILHYEALRTKTSESITTDAHFVKLIQQWEASCLLETNLSVSVSTIEESLVELLQLENNIDVNGLMRAEKLISDAIVENENFRQKNQMFHNMERMRMKEELEKLQQTLTEHHRLMTDVRGLLKTIVEQENIPGLQEYLAEYKAFMDSISAVVKELEPHNVEQLRIIEAKVVIDSLTTKVSRLYDELLEFANPSTSAGARPVKEGLPAKKRAKLVRQDTSVCLSPRKGIPMARHPTTGKAVQEKNIYGLNVCYRVRMKLEGRDPIATRKYTPAEQVEYVIREAQSSDNLALLYEGWTPWV; via the coding sequence ATGAATAGCTGTGCGAACTGTAATACCGGTACGAAGCTACGGGGATCCAAGAGCTCGGAGCTTCGAGAGGAATCATCAAGCAGTACTGATAAAACTGAGGAAGCGGATAAAACGGATAAAAAggtaaaaaacgaaataacTGAGACAGAATCGTCAATCAACGATTTTGGGGTACCAAAGGGAACTCTGGTGATTTGCCAGAAGAACTCGGCGGGCATTAGCGAACACAGTTTCAGCCGTATAAAGCAAAGAAACAGTTGCGGCTCTAACCGTAATGAAGTGCGTATGGCTCGTGGAACTAACAGTAGTGAACGAGGTCGAGGGCGGGGTGGGAGAGCATTTAAGAAGGGACAGGATCGGGATGGAAGTACAGAAAGCTACCACCCAACGACCCGacaaaaatttcaagaatCGCTGAAGAATCAGGATAATTGTTCCAACAAATATTACGATGACAAGAGACTAAACGAGGAATCGAGAATTACGAAACTCTTGAGGCGAATGTGTCGAGAGGATGACTACGACCATTTTTTGCCCCTTGCGAAGCAGGTGCAGGAGGCTATTGTAACGCCTGAAAACTATCGAATCATCAAACGTAACTTGGAAGTAATTTGTGAGACACTCTACAATATTGTACATCGTGAATTGGGGAGTGAAGTTAAAGAGCAGATTTCTAAATGTTTGACGCTGGTTGGATACACCATCTGTCCAGATTTTAAGAGGTTCTTAGACTGGATGTTTGGGAAGTACGTTGCTGAAAGAAAAGATGATATTAAGTATTTACTTATGGAGTCCCTTGGCGACGTGCTCAAAATGGATATTGAAACTCAGAAACTGAAGGATTATTCCATGGCCATAATGTCACGTCTGCAATCAACCCTGGAAAACGTAGACCGACCAGATCTGCTGATGGCGACAGTCGATGCAATTCTAATTGTGACTGATTTGTATCCGGAGACTTTCTCAGATCACTTTCGAGATGCTGTTGACATTCTCGTAGGTTGGCATATCGATTTCACTCAACCCAAATCAGTAGTTACCTACGCGAGTCGAAGCCTTCAACGTTTACATAACTTTTGGATTGCTGATCTTCAATTTACCTTGATGCTGCTCAGTCAATTTTTAGAGGATATGGAGAGTTACGATGAGGAATTAACAATACCGAATTCTGGAAGAAGTTCACCTGGTGAGGAGCCTGCACCTGGACCCAGAGAATGCATCTTACGAATCACATCACTGATATCAGTCTTCAATACAGTCACGAAAAGTGTCTCCGACAGTTTAAATCCAACGGTGACACCTACTGTACAATGGTCCTTCCTCACTGAGTGTCTCTCTAAAATGCTTCAAACTGTTGTCAAGGCAATTGAGTTGGACGAAGAAACCTTGGAGAAATTGGAGGCGAAGGATCACGAGAATGTTACAGTAGACAACAGCCAGGATCCTAACGACAATCCTGATGCGATAAAGCACTTAACAGACTCTATAAAAGGTGTAACTCTCTCTCAAAAGAACATCGACACTCtggtgaaaaaagtgaatgaaGACGGTATCAATGATCAAAAGCACTTCTtcagaataataaaatcaatgaacTCCAGCAAAAGACGACATGATAAGAAAAACTCGAAGGTCAGTGGAGATCGAGACCACGAGATAGAAGAGGAGAAGATGAGGACTCttctgaaattattaaaatctatTGAACTGAAGAACAAGGAGAGGGGCAAAGTACCTCTGGACCTCTCCCAAGAGAAAGAAGATCTAATTGTAGCAGCCAACGAGTGCATCTGTCACTTCCTCGGTCTCCTTCAAAGCCGTGTGACTAAAAATCACGAATTATTGTATAAATTTCTTGATATACAGCTGGAAAAGATTGATATATTCTTGGATGACACGATTGTCTCCATTCTGAACCTCATCGCCAAGATAATAAAAGAAGTTTCAGCGAATTTACCATTGGAATTGGTTCACAAGCTTCTTGGGGGTGAGTCTGTTCTCCTGAAGCTGCGATTTCGTCATTCAACATCAATTCAAAATGCAAGTTTAGTGGTGTATCACAGTTTTCTGGGGTTGAAGAACATTCCCCTACTTCAGGAGGCTTACAGATATATTCTGGGAGACTTGGAAATTTCTTATAAACTCATTCTGCCTCACTTTGAAGGGTTGGTGTCCAATAATCCACTCACAGACGTACAATACAACTCGAAGGACGCTGAAATTATAGTTCTCTTCCTCTTGAGAGCCCTCTCTGAGCTCGCCAATGCCAGCAACTCTATAATCGGCATGTGGGCACTAAAACCGAGTATTCTAGAGCTACTCGCAGTAAAGATGACTCCTCAAGACGCCAATCTCACCAAAGACAGCCCCCTCCTGCAGAATTGCATTCTGTTCCTTCTGTATGCTCATTGTTCTCGCTATAATCACTTTGTCTCCAGTTCCAGTCTTATCACTGGTCCCAACAGATCCATCGATATTTTTCCTGGAGCTGTGGAGGTCCCCACAGCTTCACCAACCAGTGGACACCTCTCCACAATTCTCAATCTCATTTGTAAATgctttgaattgaaaaatattcccgaGCAAACGATATTGTTACTGTGCAACTGGGTCCAGGAAATTTTCACACAAGCCGAGACTTACTTGGGGATCCTCAAGGACAAAGATGATTTCAAGATGATCGTTTCGAGTTTACTGACTCGTGGAGCCACGACTAGTTCCAAAGTTGCTGTGGCTATTGGTAATAATCTCGAGATCTTGATGAACGATAAAAAAGTCAATTGGCCAGAGGCTATGTATTTAAAAGTGattgatttatcaattctccATTTAACGTCACTCGATGGCCCCACAAGAAAGAAATATGGAGCTGTCTTGATAAATGTACCTATCGACGTGGTAATTCCAAGAATGAAAAGACAGAATCTGCTGCCAGAAACCAAGAAGCATCGTACTATTCAAAATTACTCAAGGGAgtctctcactgctgctcaaAAATTCCacatgagagaaaattttggaGGCTTAATCGCTGTGGGCGACgatttctgtccctctccgaaAATGAAGGATCAACATTTCAAGGCTTACCTGGCGTATCTACTTCAGAATTATGATTTTAATGATATGGGATTATTGGAGATCTTTACATTGGACTGGTCGATAGCTTCGGGAACTGAAACACTGGCGAAAATGTATGAATTTGGACAGGCGAATAGTTCGTTTCTGTTTTCCTGGGGTGGAATTGAGGCTGCTAATCACTGCGTGTTGAATAAACTGAGAACACCGCTTGGAAAACCTCAGGAGACGTTCACGAGTATTGAAGGAGCTTTGAAGGCTCTTGCTAGAGAGATCTCGTGCAAACCAGATAACATGAGGAAAGATCGAAAAAGTCTTGATCATTCTCTTCATGAGCACACTAGAGTCAGACTATTCATCGAATTCCTAGAACATTTAGAGAGGTTCATTCACAATGCTGCAGAGGGATATGCTCTGGCTCTCGTACCATattcaaaatcaattaaaacatTCTTCCATACTAATAAATCCACATGCAAAGAGTGGCTCATTCGAATTCGCCTGGCACTCTGTGCTGTTTCTCTTCACGCGGGTCTGGCCACTAACGCACTGAGAAATGGCCAGAGATTGTTGGAAGATTTGGTTGATGTTAAAGTCACCAACAGGGCTGAATTTGAGAGAGTTACGTTATGCACTGCACAAGCACTAGTTATGTTAGGGGAAACCGAAGCACTTCAAGGTCTTTATCTTTACACgaaggagagggagaggaagTTTCCATGGCTGAAGGCAGCTATGGAAGAAGCAGCTGGACGTTACGAAAATGCAGCTGAGAGTTACAGAGCAATTTTAAAAGACTATTCCTGTTTCAAAGTGCAAGACTCAGAAGCGGAAAGTTCTGAAGAGACGAATAACGATGGGGATATTCATATTGCTGCTTTTGCTATGCAGCGCTTGACTCGTTGTTATTTTGCTGTTGGAGATTGGACACAGCTGGAGGCCTGGAAGATGCGGGAGTCTGAAATTCTCAAAAGGGACAGCAATCACAATCTCAAAAAGCAGATGTTGGGGAATGTTGTTATTCAGCAGGCAAAATGCTTGAACGATTTCAATTCTGGGAAAATTAGCAAAATTGAGGAATTATCTGATTGGTCTCTACTGGATGAGAAAGCCAGTATCAATTGGAGTTGCTCTAGAATGATGCAAGAATGCTCTAACACTCTGTTCAACGTGGCTATGAGACTTCGTTCTGGGGATGAGAACAAAGAGTTCTGTGCCGAAAAGGTTGAACTCTGCAAACGAGTTGCTATGAAAACAATCGAAGAGGGACTGAGGAATATGCCTTCGGAGTACTTGACTGATTCGATACTGGCACAATACTCAGCTCAAGGTCTTGCTGATCTCCTGGAAGGTAAGAGTGTCAACGGCTTCGACCTTTCAAATTCGCAGGGAGTAAAAAATCTGGGTTGCAATGTGATGGGACAGATTCTATGGTGGtccgattatttttccacaaGCTCAACTGATTCCACGAATAACATTGCAAGTCTGAGACTGGATTTGATCAAAACTGCCCGAAAAGAAGGCAACTTCAAACTTGCCAAACGAGAAATAGTGAAATACTTCTCCAAGGAACATTTATTAGATCTTGAATTGAACACTTCAGGATCTCCAGGAGATTCACTGTTCTCAGATCTGACTGCTAGCATTTTGGATAGTCAAATCTCAGTCAAATGGACGCAGAACAACATGAGAGTGTTCAAGGAAATGGCAAAGTTATTGTACAGTATGGAGTCTGTTGAAGAGGCTGTAAAGGTCTGTAGTGTGACAGCACTAGGAATTTCAAGGGCTATTGTCGGTGGTGATGAAACAGCAGACAATTTGAGGGAAACTGGAACAAAGCTAATGCTGACTCTAGGCAAATGGATTCAACATCAAGAGAAGAACGTGACTGAGAACCCTCAGCTGAACGAATTACTGAGATTTGAGGCTTTCCATAATGATGGATTGATAAACAAATTGTTCGGTTCAACAACAGACTTAATTCCCCATCCAGACATGGTAATTGGGAAGTTGATGCAGCTTGGAGTGAACCAGTGTCCAGAGTTGCCTGAGGTGTGGGCTGAGTTTGCTGCGTGGTGCTACAAGTGGGGGAAGAGAATAATGGATGGTTCTCGGTCAGGAAAATTGACTGAGACTGACgtccataaaattttatttttactgccTTTCGACGCCCCCGCTGCTGATTACGACGCGATTTTCGCTATTGTGTGCCAAGATAATAGTAATCCTGAGGACGGGGGAAATATCGAAACAAATGATGTGAAAACTTCTGATATGATTGAAAATGAGCTTCGTCAGATTCCCACATTAGCTCACGCAACCAATGAAGACTTGAAATTATTGGTGGACATCTGGAAACAGCCGCAGAAGAGGATTTACGCGTACTACGAACTCTCTGCAAATGCATATTTCAAGTATTTGGAGCTTGCGAATGGAGAGTCGAATGATTGTGCTAGGATAACAGCAACATTAAGGCTTTTAAGGCTTTTTGCCAAGCACGGACATGAGCTTCAGCATGTCCTTGAAGCCGGATTGTCAACTACTCCCACTGAGCCCTGGAAGGAGATAATTCCACAATTGTTCTCGCGATTAAGCCACCCCGAGTCGTACGTTAGAACCAGAGTCTCTGAACTTTTATGCAGAATCGCTGAGAATAGTCCCCACTTGATTACTTTCCCAGCTGTGGTTGGCGCATCTTCCGATCACAAGAATGACTTTGAAGATATTTCCACGAGGTACGAAAAACCTGCGGATTCTCCCAATGATTTTGATTTCGGTGTGGAGGAGGTTGACCTTGCAAGTCAATCAGGAAATACTGAAGACGCCGATGCTAACGACGAGGAGCAGAAAACTTTTATGGACGCGTGTTTCGCTCAATTGCAAGAGTGTCTCTCCAACAGCATCCAGGACTCTGTCAAACATGTAAAAATCCTCGTGAAAGAACTGAGGAGAATCACATTACTGTGGGACGAACTCTGCGCAGTTATTTTCTTTCGACACAGCTCGGAGATCACAAAACGCTTCGACCAACTGCACCTCGAGATCCAAAAGGTCCAGGAGAGCCTTTGGCTAACAATCGAGGAGAAGGACAAACTTACAGCAGAAAAGCACAGGATAATTCTGGAGCCAATAGTGTTCAtccttgaaaatttattagcgATTACATCAGTGCCAGCGGAGACTCCCCACGAAAAACAATTCCAGGAGAAATTTGGTCCAGCTATTGAGGAAGTCATTAGGAGACTCAAGAAACCGAAGAATCCTGAAACACTCCAGTTAGCAGCAGATTCCCTCCAGCAACTCGCGAAAAAGGTTGCTCAGAGAGTGAACAGACGAGATGCTTATTCCCTATCCATGGCAGACATCAGTCCTGTACTTGCCAGCATGAAGGACACAAAGATAGCAATGCCAGGGGTGTTTGCAGTAGATCGAAATAAGATCTTGACCATTAGATATGTCGATAACAATGTTCAAATCCTCCCTACGAAGACTAAACCCAAGAAACTGAGATTCCACGGTTCTGATGGAAACGTCTATACGTATCTTTTCAAGGGTACGGAGGATCTCCACTTGGATGAAAGAATTATGCAATTCTTGAATATTTGCAATAGGATGATGTCAAAAAATAGCGACACAAGTAAAACATATAGAGCTCGTCATTACTCAGTGATTCCACTGGGTCCAAGATCAGGATTGATTCAATGGGTGGACGGTGTGACTCCTCTGTTTCTACTGTACAAACGTTGGCAGCAACGAGCGAATGAAATAGCTGGGACTAAAGGGCGAACAAAAACCTCAGCAGTGATGAGGCCCTCAGAACTTTTTTACCATAAACTAACTCCCCTTCTGCAGGAACGAGGAATTCCTCTGGAGAACAGAAAAGAATGGCCACTGCCTGTTTTAAAACAAGTTCTATCTGAACTTATGGCTGAGACTCCCAAAGACTTGCTAGCCAATGAGATATGGTGTAACAGTGTTAATGCTGGTAACTGGTGGCAAGTAACGAAGAGGTACACCTACTCAGTAGCAGTCATGTCAATTATTGGATATATCATTGGACTTGGAGATCGACATCTTGACAATGTTCTCATTGACCTACATACGGGAGAGATTGTTCACATTGATTACAACGTGTGCTTCGAGAAGGGAAAAATTCTGCGAGTACCTGAGAAGGTTCCATTTAGAATGACTCCCAATATCAGGACAGCTCTGGGAGTGACCGGAGTCGAGGGGATCTTCAGATCAGCTTGTGAACATACTCTCAGAGTTatgaagagagggagagagccACTGTTGACATTGCTCGAGGCATTTGTCTACGATCCACTCGTGGGTTGGCGAGATGGGGCTGACAATCCGATAGCTACTTACGGGGCTTGTCAGGCGAGGGCTAGGTGTACGGGAGTGGAGAGGAAACAGCTTGAAAAGGAACTCACTAAGGCGATGTTTGCGGTGAGAACTGTTGAAATGAAGAGGGAGTGGCTTAGTAACAAGGAATTCATGCTGAAAAATCTTTCAGCCCTGTCTAAACAACTTGACGAGTGGCTGAAGACCCAGGAAGCCATTCGACAGAGTCAAGACTTATTACAAGATCGTCATCAGCAGATGGCACTGATTAAGGAGGCTCAGGCTATTGGAAGACGTCATGACCTTTACTCAGTGGTAAAGAGATACAATACGGTGAAACGAACAAAGGATGCTCACGAGAAAGCAAAGGCATGTCTGCAGGAAAAGATGGAGGAGTGTGAAAAACAGATCAGCATGCATGCCATGGCTCTGAGTGCCATTAGAGGTCCACAACTTGCTAGATGGTTGGCCGAACTTGAAACTTCAACTACAGCTTCTGAAGATCACATGGTCTTCGATCTTGTGAAAGAGTTTCTCCAGAATGCTGGACAAAATCAAATGATTGTTCAGTGTGAACAGTGTGAGAATGAGTTGACTCAATTAGCTACTCAGGAGGCTGTACTTCTTCGCTCTTCTCTGGATCTGTTGAGTCAATACTCTACTATTTGTAGTTTCTATCCAATGAGCACAATGGGCCAGCATCGATGGGTAATGTATCACGCCTGGTTGAGCCACATGTTGGCAGGAGCAACTACTGACATTTGTCAGGACGTTTTGGCTCAATTCGAAAAGACCTTTGATCCTTTATCCACCAATGAAGCTAAGGTGCAGAGAATCATCGGCTGTTCATTTCAAATCCAAGGAATTATgaatgaaatgaatgaaaaattcaaaaaatattatgagaGAATAGTGACGAACGAAGGACTTCCAGATGCACAGACGAGGATTGAGAAAACTTATGCAGATTCTAAACtccagataaataattttcttcgaggAGAGAATGGAGCTGAGAAAGCTCTAGAGTCTGTTAATATTACAGCTCTCTGTGCATTGAATAAACGCTACCTGATAATGGAGGGTGCTGCTAAATGTGCTGGTGAATGTTTAGCGGATTTAACTTCGAGAGAGGGGGACTGGTTCCTGGATGAAATGCGTCTGATGTCTTCCCTGATTGTTGAACTTGTCAGCCTTCTACCATTAAGTTCCCTAGAGGATTTCTCTATGTCGAGATCTCTGGAGTGTCTCAAGAGTGCAGACGAAATTTATAAAGGACTTCAGGAGCTCAACTACAATTTCCAAATGATCATTCTACCAGAAGCACTCAAGACCATCATCACTGAGGAGCCAAGTGTGATGCTAATGGTAAACGAAGTGGATGACATAGTACTGTCAAGTGGTATTTCCCCGGCTGAGATACTAACTCAACTGGAGCTGCACTTGAGATTCACATTAATGGATATGGAGAGTCCTCATGTGTTGATTCAGACCCTTGTTGCAAATATTCGACTTCGATTTGAGGCTCTTTTGTCAAGACAACCAGAACAGCGAGAGGTGGATCAGGATACTGAGAGTCTGACCCCTGGACAAATGTTATTGATGGGATTTAATGGGCTATTCGAGAAGCTTCAGATTGAAGCGAACGCGTTGATATCAACCCTGGGCTCCCTGGATGTCCCCACCTGCTGGAAGAAGATTGATCAGATCAGAGAGGCCAAGGAAATAGCTGCTCCCATATTCCACGAAGGGGCTAGACGAGTGCTAGACGATATTTTCTTGATAAAAAGATTGCAAACAATTCGAGAGTTTTTCACAATGTGCAGGGAGATTGGTAACGCCTTCAAAGGAAATGATGGGTCTATGAACATCTACGACGACGAGAGACTCAATAAACCAGTTAAATCATTTACTGCTGACTACGTGTCCCGGCAGTTGCTGGGAGTGACATCCCAGACATTGGCAATATTGCTCTGCTTCCTGCTAGAACGAGCGGGTTTAAATGTTACTGAGGAGATTGAGCAGAGAGACATTGGAGCGGAGAGTAAAGTATCTTTGCAGGAACTCTGTAGGAAGAATATCGATATTTGCCTAAAGTCCGGGATTTTTACAAGTTCTATCCTAGGACAGGCGAGCGCCTTCTGTAATACCTTCAAGAGCGTTTGGAGACACAAACAATCAGCGAAAGTTGCTCAACAAAGTGTAGAGGTCACTAGAGCCTCTCTTCAAAGACTTCAGATTGAATTTACTGCTCATCAGTGGTTGCATGAGGACTGTTTCCTTACCAGGCCTAATATAACGACATTGAATCCACTCAATCGATCGAATTTCATGCTAGAACTTCAGAAGACTGCCACTACACTAACAAGTTTGCAGTCAAGACTGTGTGAGGCACGAGAGCAACAGCAGAATCTAGTGGCTTGTGTCGATCAACGTTTGAAATGGGCTGCTGGTGCCAATCCAGCCTTGGCTGAGGTGATGGCGGCCTTTGGGAATGCTGTACTGTCTTCCAATGATAGATTAAGTCATCAGAGGAGCCTCGCTATCAGTGTTGCTAATACTTGCAATTCCATTCTTCATTACGAGGCATTGAGAACGAAAACCTCTGAAAGCATAACGACTGATGCTCATTTTGTGAAGCTCATTCAGCAGTGGGAGGCGAGTTGTTTGTTGGAGACAAATTTGTCGGTTAGTGTTTCGACAATTGAGGAAAGTCTTGTTGAATTGCTGCAGCTAGAGAATAATATTGATGTTAACGGGTTAATGAGAGCAG